AAACGATTTTTCCTTCAAATATAGTATGTTTTATTTCTAAGTTATTAGATAACAATACTAAATTAGCAATATAATTTTCTTTTATTCTTCCTTCATTAAAAATATTTAAATTTTGTAAGGCGTTATATGAAGATATTTTAGCCAATTCCTGTAATGAACAATTTGTGGAATTATAAAAATTTCTAATTGCATTATCAAAAGTCAATGTGCTTCCGGCAATAGTTCCGTCTTCTAATGTAGCCTTTTTATTTTTCACAAAAACTTCTAGACCACCTAAAGAGTATTTTCCATCATCTAAATTAGTAGCAGATATTGAATCAGTAACTAATATAATATCTTCAATATTTTTAATACTATATACTAATTTGACAAAGTCTGGAGATAAATGTATATTATCAACAATTAATTCCAATTTAAAATCATTTAATAATCCTGCACCTACTCCACCAATTTCCCTATGATG
This genomic window from Marinitoga litoralis contains:
- a CDS encoding amidohydrolase family protein, which produces MALDYGVNRITHFPNAIKPLHHREIGGVGAGLLNDFKLELIVDNIHLSPDFVKLVYSIKNIEDIILVTDSISATNLDDGKYSLGGLEVFVKNKKATLEDGTIAGSTLTFDNAIRNFYNSTNCSLQELAKISSYNALQNLNIFNEGRIKENYIANLVLLSNNLEIKHTIFEGKIVY